The sequence ACCGCCTGCCGCTGGCTGAGCTCCAGGATCGGACCGGTTACCTCGGGATCCGCGTCCTGGGCCACGTACACGAGCCGGGCAATTCCCTTGTGGAGTGCCCTCAGCGTCTGTCGAGCCCCGACCGTCTTCGGATCCGTCTTGAGTCGCGCCAGTACCCCGGGCTCTACCATACGGCCGGGGATCACTCCCGCTCGATCGGCCTCAAACCCTTATACAGCGCGGCCTGGCGGCGGTTTACCCGCCCGAGCACTCCCTCATTCTAGCATCGGCCCTCAGGGCTGTCAATCTGACATTTGCGGGCGGCTGCCACAAAAGGAGCCTGCCAGCATGGGCCCCGTCGGGCCCGGTGCCGGCAGGCTCCCTGCACGACTCCAGCCCTGCCAGGGACTCTACTCGTCCGAATCGGCTTCGGCGCCCTCCCCGAGGGGGCTGTCGCCGGAAAAGTCCGGCACGCCAGGACGGTGCGCGTCCGGTGTCCCCTCCGGAACGGGTACGACGGGTGCCTGGTCCCTGAG comes from Bacillota bacterium and encodes:
- a CDS encoding ribosomal L7Ae/L30e/S12e/Gadd45 family protein — protein: MVEPGVLARLKTDPKTVGARQTLRALHKGIARLVYVAQDADPEVTGPILELSQRQAVQVVYVDSMHALGRACGIDVGASAAALIVDRDVSPDAKRQRKGGA